In Citrus sinensis cultivar Valencia sweet orange chromosome 2, DVS_A1.0, whole genome shotgun sequence, a single genomic region encodes these proteins:
- the LOC102621332 gene encoding protein FAR-RED IMPAIRED RESPONSE 1 isoform X2 — protein sequence MGIDLEQPSREYYMEDSRSNVNVDVVNANDEGSNRGGVTVNCLNVSDNNKENTRPKISRTVVDGRQKAYAGDEINLNSIKTIEPLEGMEFESKEEAFSFYKEYAKSVGFATIIKASRRSRISGKFIDAKFVCTRYGNKRESSTIESTEVINMDSMTGIPIKKKRGRINRSWSKTDCKACMHVKRRQEDGRWIICSFIKEHNHEIFPDQAYYFRGHRNLDLGNSNPDGLHAIRERTKRMFVTMSRKSGGYKKLEHQKGSVVNQLVSAQHLALEEGDAQVMLDHFMHMQDENPNFFYAIDLNEEQRLRNVLWVDAKSRLDCSNFGDVVFFDTTYIKNEYKLPFAPFIGVNHHFQFLLLGCVLVADETKSTYIWLMRAWLRAMGGHAPSVILTDQDNALKEAIAEVFPDSRHCFCLWHIFSKIPEKLSYVIKQHGNFMTKFNKCIFKSFTNEQFEKRWWKIVDRFNLRNDMWIQLLYEDRERWMPTFMKDICLAGMSTIQRAESINSFFDKYMQRKTTLKEFLDQYKAILQEKCEEEAKADFETRHKQPGLKSPSPFGKQMVKMYTHAIFKKFQVEVLGVVACHPRKESEDGPTKTFKVQDFEENQDFIVVWNETTSDISCLCRSFEFNGFLCRHVLIVLQMFGLHSIPSQYILTRWTKDAKSGQTRREKSDVIKSRVQRYNDLCWQAFKLGDEGSLSQESYNIVFSALEEALRKCETVNNSIQTVTGSALPSHGPHDYEEVNQGNATSKTNKKNNIPNRRQLHPETDNITIGIHDCWQQMGHSNFHAPALECSYGTVERMQGMEQLNSRAPTVDGYFGTPQIFQGMRQLNSMAPSRDDYYSNQQNMQGLGQLNSIAPVNDAHYITQQRMHGMGQLHFRPQSTPTCFDIQDGLQDMNQSNVVVGPSQLHGTTSKHLQRKHLSR from the exons ATGGGGATAGATCTTGAACAACCTTCAAGAGAATATTATATGGAAGACAGTAGGTCCAATGTGAATGTTGATGTGGTTAATGCCAATGATGAAGGGAGTAATAGAGGTGGAGTCACTGTGAATTGTTTAAATGTCTCTGATAATAATAAGGAAAATACTAGACCTAAGATTAGTAGAACAGTGGTAGATGGTAGACAGAAAGCTTATGCTGGAGATGAAATTAACCTGAATTCCATTAAAACTATAGAGCCTCTAGAGGGAATGGAATTTGAATCGAAGGAAgaagcattttctttttataaagaGTATGCTAAGTCAGTGGGTTTTGCCACCATTATAAAAGCTAGCCGTCGATCAAGAATATCTGGAAAATTTATTGATGCCAAATTTGTATGTACTAGGTACGGAAATAAGCGAGAATCAAGTACGATAGAATCTACAGAAGTCATCAATATGGATAGTATGACAGGCATTCCCATTAAGAAGAAACGGGGTAGAATTAATCGGTCTTGGTCAAAAACTGATTGCAAGGCTTGCATGCATGTGAAGAGAAGGCAAGAAGATGGAAGATGGATTATTTGCAGTTTCATAAAGGAGCATAACCATGAAATATTCCCAGACCAGGCATATTACTTTCGGGGTCATAGGAATTTAGATCTAGGTAATAGTAATCCTGATGGCTTGCATGCAATCCGGGAGAGAACAAAAAGAATGTTTGTCACAATGTCTAGAAAATCCGGCGGGTATAAGAAACTAGAACATCAGAAAGGAAGTGTTGTAAATCAATTAGTAAGTGCTCAACATTTAGCTTTAGAGGAAGGAGATGCTCAAGTTATGCTTGATCATTTTATGCATATGCAAGATGAGAATCCTAACTTCTTTTATGCTATAGATCTGAATGAAGAGCAGCGTTTGAGAAATGTCTTATGGGTTGATGCCAAAAGTAGACTTGATTGTAGCAATTTTGGTGATGTTGTCTTTTTTGATACCACATATAtcaaaaatgaatataaactGCCATTTGCTCCCTTTATTGGTGTGAACCATCACTTCCAATTTCTTTTACTTGGGTGTGTGTTAGTTGCAGATGAGACTAAATCAACGTATATATGGCTTATGCGGGCCTGGCTGAGGGCAATGGGCGGACATGCTCCAAGTGTGATACTCACTGACCAAGACAATGCCTTGAAAGAAGCTATTGCAGAAGTTTTCCCTGATTCTCgtcattgtttttgtttgtggCATATATTTAGCAAGATTCCTGAGAAGCTCAGTTATGTGATCAAGCAACATGGAAACTTTATGACCAAATTTAACAAGTgcatttttaaatcatttacaAATGAACAATTTGAAAAGAGGTGGTGGAAAATTGTTGATAGGTTCAATTTAAGAAATGATATGTGGATTCAATTGTTATATGAAGATCGTGAACGATGGATGCCAACATTCATGAAAGATATATGTTTGGCTGGGATGTCTACAATCCAACGAGCAGAAAGCATAAACTCTTTCTTTGACAAATACATGCAGAGGAAAACTACGTTGAAAGAATTTCTTGATCAATACAAAGCTATTCTGCAAGAGAAGTGCGAAGAGGAAGCAAAAGCTGATTTTGAAACTCGGCATAAACAACCTGGATTGAAATCTCCCTCACCTTTTGGGAAACAGATGGTGAAAATGTATACACATGcaatatttaagaaatttcaGGTTGAGGTTTTGGGAGTAGTTGCTTGCCATCcaagaaaagaaagtgaaGATGGACCAACCAAAACGTTTAAGGTTcaagattttgaagaaaatcaagatttCATTGTTGTGTGGAATGAAACAACATCAGACATTTCTTGTTTGTGTCGTTCATTTGAGTTCAACGGTTTTCTTTGTAGACATGTGTTGATTGTTCTGCAAATGTTTGGTTTACACAGCATACCCTCGCAATATATATTAACACGTTGGACAAAGGATGCAAAAAGTGGGCAAACGAGGAGAGAAAAGTCTGATGTGATCAAGTCTAGGGTTCAACGCTACAATGACCTATGTTGGCAGGCATTTAAACTGGGTGATGAAGGGTCTCTATCTCAAGAGAGTTACAATATTGTATTCAGTGCACTAGAAGAAGCTTTGAGAAAGTGTGAGACTGTGAATAACTCAATCCAGACTGTAACAGGGTCGGCGTTGCCGAGTCATGGACCTCATGACTATGAAGAAGTTAACCAAGGTAATGCCACATCCaagacaaacaaaaagaataatataccCAATAGACGACAG TTACATCCAGAAACAGATAACATAACCATTGGGATTCATGACTGTTGGCAACAAATG GGACACTCAAATTTTCATGCACCAGCCCTTGAATGTTCGTATGGCACAGTGGAGAGAATGCAAGGGATG GAACAATTAAACTCTCGAGCTCCAACCGTTGACGGCTATTTTGGCACTCCACAAATTTTCCAGGGAATG cgACAGTTAAACTCAATGGCTCCAAGCCGTGATGATTATTACAGCAATCAACAGAATATGCAAGGGCTG GGACAACTGAACTCTATTGCACCAGTCAACGATGCTCATTACATCACTCAACAAAGGATGCATGGGATG GGGCAGTTGCATTTCAGACCACAGAGTACTCCAACTTGCTTTGATATTCAAGATGGTTTACAAGATATG AACCAGTCTAATGTTGTAGTTGGACCCTCTCAGTTGCATGGCACAACATCAAAGCATTTGCAAAGGAAACACCTCTCTCGTTAG